A single Bacteroidales bacterium DNA region contains:
- a CDS encoding nucleoside hydrolase, with protein MKNVLLGILVCNIFLSCTTKNNSIKTSNNCHIPVIFETDMGNDIDDALALDLLYKAMDDGLVDIIGISNHKQSDYATTFIDIMNTWYGYPDIPIALAAKPVPNNHAADYTEAICKMMLDDKEAFARTKKEKDIEESVNMYRRLLSAQPDHSVVLVSVGFSTSLALLLDSKADQYSKLSGKELVAQKIKLTSVMGGSFGEKKRAEFNIENDIPAAQKFFAEWPTPIVLSPFEAGVMVQFPSTVIENDFGWTALHPVVEGYKAYRPMPYNRATWDLTSVLYVLHPDTDMFTRTEQGTIHVDEKGYTYFTPKENGNVKWLYIDKDQAVRMKKWFIDNITRKPEKYNR; from the coding sequence ATGAAAAATGTCTTATTGGGAATATTGGTTTGTAATATTTTTTTATCTTGTACGACCAAAAACAATTCAATAAAAACTTCAAATAATTGCCATATTCCTGTTATATTTGAGACAGATATGGGAAATGATATTGATGATGCACTGGCTCTTGACTTGCTTTATAAAGCTATGGATGACGGATTGGTCGATATTATAGGCATCAGCAACCATAAACAAAGCGATTATGCAACAACATTTATAGATATCATGAATACATGGTATGGTTATCCGGATATACCCATTGCCCTTGCTGCCAAACCTGTACCTAATAACCATGCTGCTGATTATACGGAAGCGATATGTAAGATGATGCTGGATGATAAAGAGGCATTTGCACGCACAAAAAAGGAAAAAGATATCGAAGAATCCGTAAACATGTATCGTCGTTTGCTGTCTGCCCAGCCAGACCATTCGGTGGTGCTTGTATCTGTCGGGTTTTCAACAAGCCTTGCTTTGTTATTGGATTCCAAAGCAGATCAATATTCAAAATTATCGGGTAAGGAGCTTGTTGCTCAAAAAATAAAACTGACCTCAGTAATGGGGGGAAGTTTTGGTGAAAAAAAACGCGCTGAATTCAATATAGAAAATGATATTCCCGCTGCACAGAAATTCTTTGCCGAATGGCCTACTCCTATTGTTCTTTCCCCGTTTGAAGCAGGAGTTATGGTTCAATTTCCATCCACAGTCATCGAAAATGACTTTGGATGGACGGCCCTGCACCCTGTGGTAGAAGGCTATAAAGCCTACAGGCCTATGCCATACAACCGTGCTACATGGGACCTGACTTCCGTATTGTATGTTCTCCATCCGGATACGGACATGTTTACCCGTACCGAACAGGGTACAATTCATGTGGACGAAAAGGGATATACTTATTTTACACCTAAAGAAAACGGAAACGTTAAATGGTTATATATTGATAAAGACCAGGCTGTACGCATGAAAAAATGGTTCATTGATAACATAACCCGTAAGCCGGAGAAATACAATCGATAG
- the porQ gene encoding type IX secretion system protein PorQ has protein sequence MENEKKVLFFLVPLFFVLFPVQAQVGGTSTYGFLNLVPSPQVAALGGKVNAVPDANPALAFYNPALLDSTADNYLSMNYVNYFAGINFGYVAYSRSHRKFGNFSTGIHYINYGSFIEADMMGMITGSFNAAEYAFNFTYSRVLPWMDSVWLVGMNVKPLMSVFERYSSFGLLADIGVTYRHPEQLFTAAFVIRNMGGQLSSYSRNGREAVPFEIQLGVSQRLRHAPFRFSLVVQHLERFRLGYHRTENTSTGQTTGEDRNKKGFDLFADELMRHIILGVECTPFKGFILRGGYNYNRRQDMKISSKTGMVGFSWGMGIHISRFRIDYARSSWHLSGASNHFSVNVDLNRAKRR, from the coding sequence ATGGAAAATGAGAAAAAAGTATTGTTCTTTCTCGTTCCACTGTTCTTTGTCCTTTTTCCGGTACAAGCTCAGGTAGGGGGAACTTCTACATATGGGTTCCTTAACCTGGTACCTTCTCCACAGGTAGCGGCATTGGGAGGGAAAGTAAATGCAGTACCGGATGCCAACCCGGCACTGGCATTTTATAATCCGGCATTACTGGACAGTACTGCCGATAATTACCTGTCCATGAATTATGTCAATTATTTCGCGGGTATTAATTTCGGATATGTCGCTTATTCCCGTTCACACAGAAAATTCGGTAACTTTTCAACAGGTATCCATTATATCAATTACGGCAGCTTTATTGAAGCGGATATGATGGGGATGATTACAGGTTCATTCAATGCCGCCGAATATGCTTTTAATTTTACTTATTCCCGTGTCCTTCCGTGGATGGATAGTGTCTGGCTGGTAGGCATGAATGTAAAGCCCTTAATGTCTGTTTTCGAACGGTATTCATCTTTTGGCCTGCTGGCAGATATAGGAGTTACTTACAGGCATCCTGAACAATTATTTACGGCAGCTTTTGTCATCAGAAATATGGGAGGACAACTATCATCTTATTCCAGGAATGGGAGGGAGGCGGTTCCGTTTGAAATACAACTAGGTGTTTCACAAAGGCTACGACATGCACCCTTCCGGTTTTCGTTGGTAGTACAGCATCTGGAACGTTTCAGGTTAGGATATCATAGAACTGAAAATACTTCAACAGGACAGACGACAGGTGAAGACAGGAATAAAAAAGGGTTTGATTTATTTGCAGATGAGTTGATGCGACACATCATACTGGGAGTAGAATGCACCCCTTTTAAAGGATTTATCCTGAGGGGAGGATACAATTATAACCGACGGCAGGATATGAAAATATCATCAAAAACAGGAATGGTAGGTTTTTCATGGGGGATGGGAATACACATATCCCGTTTCCGTATTGATTATGCCCGTTCCAGCTGGCATTTGTCAGGGGCATCCAATCATTTTTCCGTCAATGTGGATTTAAACAGGGCAAAAAGACGTTAA
- a CDS encoding dihydroorotate dehydrogenase-like protein: MKLNTSYLGLQLKNPLIVGSSSLTDSVEKIQKLEAAGAAAVVLKSLFEEQILHEAHSLQNAGDYYPEAADYLHSYVQGHSVQKYLQLIEDAKGTVSIPIIASVNCMSATGWIDFAKKMEMAGADALEVNMYFIPTNKDRQPIVYEEIYFEIAAALKQILKIPFSFKLGNHFTSLPNLVDHLYNRGTKGVVLFNRFYEPDIDIKTLGLKSASVYSTSADLRNSLRWISIVSSIVENIEISASTGIHDASGVIKTILAGAQTTQLCSAIYNNGPDLIQSIISDLEKWMEEHHFDSIEGFRGKSNYRNIDNPQQYERSQFMKYFSSHI, translated from the coding sequence ATGAAACTTAACACATCTTATTTAGGACTCCAATTAAAGAATCCCCTGATTGTCGGAAGCAGTTCATTAACCGATTCAGTCGAAAAAATACAGAAACTAGAAGCCGCAGGTGCTGCAGCTGTTGTTCTAAAATCATTATTTGAAGAACAAATTTTGCATGAAGCCCATAGTCTACAAAATGCCGGTGATTATTATCCGGAAGCAGCAGATTACTTACACAGTTATGTACAAGGACATTCTGTGCAAAAATACCTGCAATTGATTGAGGATGCAAAAGGAACGGTTTCTATTCCTATCATTGCCAGCGTTAATTGTATGTCGGCTACAGGATGGATCGATTTTGCAAAAAAAATGGAAATGGCAGGAGCAGATGCTCTTGAGGTCAATATGTATTTTATCCCTACAAACAAAGACAGGCAGCCTATCGTATATGAGGAAATCTACTTCGAAATAGCTGCTGCTTTAAAACAAATTCTTAAAATTCCCTTTTCGTTTAAACTGGGTAATCATTTTACGAGTTTACCGAACCTGGTAGATCATCTGTATAATCGTGGAACAAAAGGGGTGGTTCTTTTTAACCGTTTTTATGAGCCGGATATCGATATTAAAACCCTGGGATTAAAATCTGCCAGTGTATATAGTACATCCGCGGATCTTCGTAATTCTTTACGCTGGATATCTATCGTTTCATCTATTGTGGAAAATATTGAAATTTCTGCATCCACAGGTATACATGATGCTTCAGGTGTTATTAAAACAATCCTGGCAGGAGCACAAACCACCCAGTTATGCTCAGCCATCTATAATAATGGGCCGGACCTGATACAATCAATTATCAGTGATCTGGAAAAATGGATGGAAGAACATCACTTTGACAGTATAGAAGGTTTCCGTGGAAAATCAAATTACAGGAATATTGACAATCCGCAACAATATGAGCGGTCACAATTCATGAAATATTTCTCCAGCCACATTTAG
- a CDS encoding peroxiredoxin → MENEIHSMPRIGDRAPAFKAVTTQGEIIFPEAYKGKWIILFSHPSDFTPICTSEFITFASMQEDFEALNCQLIGLSIDGLASHIAWLRTIKEKIEYKGMKNMEVKFPLIEDITMDIANKYGMIQPGASNTKAVRAVFFIDPEGIIRTIIYYPLNLGRNFDEIKRVLVGLQTVDNFKVALPADWRPGDEVVVPAPSTSGGANDRMKNVEGMTCHDWFFCTKPLAKEEVEKSLGYKDL, encoded by the coding sequence ATGGAAAACGAAATTCACTCAATGCCGCGTATCGGCGATCGCGCCCCTGCATTTAAAGCAGTAACTACCCAGGGAGAAATCATCTTTCCCGAAGCATATAAGGGAAAATGGATCATTCTTTTCAGCCATCCATCAGACTTTACCCCGATCTGTACATCCGAATTTATCACCTTTGCCAGTATGCAGGAAGATTTTGAGGCACTGAACTGTCAGCTGATCGGGTTATCTATCGACGGTCTGGCAAGTCATATAGCCTGGTTACGCACCATAAAAGAAAAGATAGAATACAAGGGGATGAAAAATATGGAGGTAAAATTTCCGCTTATTGAAGACATTACCATGGATATTGCCAACAAATACGGAATGATACAACCGGGCGCAAGTAATACAAAAGCAGTCCGGGCTGTTTTCTTTATTGATCCGGAAGGAATTATCCGCACGATTATTTATTATCCGCTTAATCTGGGACGTAATTTTGACGAGATCAAACGGGTACTGGTCGGGCTTCAGACTGTGGATAACTTCAAAGTTGCCCTGCCGGCCGACTGGCGTCCCGGAGATGAAGTTGTAGTACCGGCTCCAAGTACAAGTGGAGGTGCAAATGACAGGATGAAAAATGTGGAAGGTATGACCTGCCATGATTGGTTCTTCTGTACAAAACCGTTAGCAAAGGAGGAAGTAGAAAAATCTCTGGGATATAAAGATTTATAA
- a CDS encoding S1/P1 nuclease encodes MIKKIGILLVGIIICLPNTLFAWGQSGHNAVAYIAECNLTKKAKKNIEKYSGHSIVYYSVWMDNYRATPSYAHTTVWHTAAVDEHLQYTEAVRSSKGDVVCELENAIKALQGYKNLEDSLVVLNLKYVIHMVGDMHCPVHVKYPGIKNFNVKLNGTQYSYHAVWDSQIIDRYRKWGYMEWAHQLDRCTKKEIKEMASGTPREWFHQTAVDCRVIYEWASPNEELGKDFLNVAIFLAESQILKAGYRLAGVLNLLFG; translated from the coding sequence ATGATTAAAAAGATTGGGATATTATTGGTAGGTATCATTATTTGTCTTCCCAATACCTTATTTGCCTGGGGACAATCGGGTCATAACGCTGTTGCATACATTGCGGAATGTAACCTGACTAAAAAAGCAAAGAAAAATATTGAAAAATATTCAGGGCATTCTATTGTCTATTATTCTGTATGGATGGATAATTACCGGGCTACACCGTCATATGCACATACAACAGTCTGGCATACGGCAGCGGTAGATGAGCATTTGCAGTATACTGAAGCCGTCCGCAGCTCCAAAGGCGACGTAGTTTGCGAGTTGGAAAATGCTATCAAAGCATTGCAGGGTTATAAGAATCTGGAAGATTCGCTGGTGGTGTTGAACCTGAAATACGTGATCCATATGGTAGGCGATATGCATTGTCCCGTACATGTGAAATATCCGGGTATTAAAAACTTCAATGTAAAACTGAATGGTACGCAATACTCATATCATGCTGTCTGGGATTCACAGATCATTGACAGATACCGCAAATGGGGATATATGGAATGGGCGCACCAGCTAGACCGTTGTACTAAGAAAGAAATAAAGGAAATGGCATCAGGTACGCCAAGGGAATGGTTCCACCAGACAGCGGTTGATTGCCGTGTGATCTACGAGTGGGCCTCTCCTAATGAAGAATTGGGTAAAGATTTTCTGAATGTTGCTATTTTTCTGGCTGAAAGTCAGATATTGAAAGCTGGGTATCGTTTGGCTGGAGTATTGAATTTACTTTTTGGATAA
- a CDS encoding adenosylcobalamin-dependent ribonucleoside-diphosphate reductase: MHTDTMVSKKSQQTEHPQERTYTFDEAYRKSLEYFNGDELAAKVWVNKYAIKDSFGNIYEQSPDDMHWRLAREVARVERRYQNPMSEQELYDLFKNFRYIVPQGSPMTGIGNKFQIASLSNCFVIGNDSHADSYGGIMKIDQEQAQLMKRRGGVGHDLSHIRPKGSPVLNSALTSTGVVTFMERYSNTTLEVAQDGRRGALMLSISSKHPDTESFIDAKMTPGKITGANVSVKIDDDFMNAVINQRPYLTKYPIDSNTPTFTKEIDAQSLWNKIIHNAWKSAEPGILFWDTIIRESVPDCYAAFGYRTTSTNPCGEIPLCPYDSCRLLAINLFGYVENPFTPQAKFDFDLFRKHVRYAQRIMDDIIDLELEKIDAILSKIHSDPEDPEVKRVERRLWEQIRIKTEEGRRTGIGITAEGDMLAALGIRYGSDDGIDFSVEVQKSLALEAYRGSVELAKERGAFSIFDFSLEQNNPFIERIRKEDEGLYRDMQKYGRRNIALLTIAPTGTTSLMTQTTSGIEPAFALYYKRRRTVNPNDQDVTITFTDDKGIAYEEYMVFHHKFLDWLKANGYNVKEVMKYNDEQMKEIIEKSPYYKATSADVDWLNKVRMQGEIQKWVDHSISVTINLPENVSEEMVAKLYITAWQSGCKGITVYREGSREGILVSTKKDAPAKTSGSEAPRRRPASLDAEIIRFKNNKEDWIAFIGLYEGRPYEVFTGITDDEVFLIPKTITNGKIIKVKEEDGSKRYDFQYEDRYGYTNTVGGLSRMFAPEYWNYAKLISSVLRFGMPIPDVVNLVSSLHLNSETINTWKNGVERALKKYIPDGTKVTKGNKCPDCGEEGTLIYKEGCLTCQGCGYSKCG; this comes from the coding sequence ATGCATACAGATACAATGGTTTCCAAAAAAAGTCAACAAACAGAACATCCACAGGAACGAACTTATACATTCGATGAGGCATACAGGAAATCTCTCGAATACTTTAATGGTGATGAACTGGCAGCCAAAGTATGGGTCAATAAATATGCTATAAAAGACTCTTTTGGAAATATTTACGAGCAATCGCCTGACGACATGCATTGGCGCTTGGCGCGCGAAGTCGCACGCGTTGAAAGGCGATACCAAAACCCCATGAGTGAACAGGAGTTGTATGATTTGTTCAAAAACTTCAGGTATATTGTTCCTCAGGGAAGTCCGATGACAGGCATCGGAAACAAGTTTCAAATCGCATCATTGTCCAACTGTTTCGTGATCGGGAATGATAGCCATGCCGATTCGTACGGAGGTATCATGAAGATCGATCAGGAACAGGCACAGTTGATGAAACGTAGGGGAGGAGTAGGACATGATTTGTCACACATCCGCCCTAAGGGTAGTCCGGTATTGAATAGCGCACTGACATCAACAGGTGTGGTAACCTTTATGGAGCGCTATTCCAATACCACACTTGAAGTTGCACAGGATGGGCGCCGGGGTGCGTTGATGTTGAGTATTTCCAGCAAACATCCTGATACTGAAAGTTTTATTGATGCGAAGATGACTCCGGGGAAAATTACCGGAGCCAATGTATCGGTAAAAATTGATGACGATTTTATGAATGCCGTCATCAACCAACGTCCTTATCTGACAAAATATCCGATAGATTCGAATACACCAACCTTTACCAAGGAGATTGATGCACAGTCTTTGTGGAACAAAATCATTCATAATGCATGGAAATCAGCAGAACCCGGTATTTTGTTCTGGGATACGATCATTCGTGAATCCGTACCTGATTGTTATGCCGCTTTCGGGTATCGTACCACTTCCACAAACCCATGCGGTGAAATACCGTTATGCCCTTATGATAGTTGCCGCTTGTTGGCCATTAACTTATTCGGATATGTAGAAAATCCGTTTACACCTCAGGCCAAGTTCGATTTTGATTTATTCCGTAAACATGTCAGGTATGCACAACGTATTATGGATGACATCATCGATCTGGAATTGGAAAAGATTGACGCCATCCTTTCTAAAATCCACTCTGATCCTGAAGATCCTGAAGTAAAAAGGGTAGAGCGCCGCTTATGGGAACAGATCCGCATAAAAACGGAAGAAGGTCGTCGTACAGGTATCGGCATTACAGCGGAAGGTGATATGCTGGCTGCTTTAGGCATACGTTACGGCAGTGATGACGGGATCGATTTTTCTGTGGAAGTACAAAAATCACTGGCCCTGGAAGCCTATCGCGGTTCAGTTGAATTAGCCAAGGAACGTGGGGCATTCAGTATATTCGACTTTTCCCTGGAGCAGAATAATCCGTTCATCGAACGTATCCGGAAGGAAGATGAAGGATTATACCGGGATATGCAGAAGTACGGACGCCGTAACATTGCATTGCTTACCATTGCCCCGACGGGTACTACCAGCTTGATGACGCAAACCACCTCCGGTATCGAACCTGCTTTTGCTTTGTATTATAAACGCCGTCGTACTGTCAATCCAAACGACCAGGACGTTACCATTACCTTTACCGATGATAAGGGTATTGCATATGAGGAATACATGGTATTTCACCATAAGTTTCTGGATTGGTTGAAAGCCAATGGTTATAACGTAAAAGAGGTGATGAAATATAATGATGAACAAATGAAGGAAATCATTGAAAAATCACCGTATTATAAAGCTACATCCGCTGATGTGGATTGGTTGAATAAGGTCCGCATGCAGGGTGAAATTCAGAAATGGGTGGATCATTCCATTAGTGTAACCATTAATCTACCTGAAAACGTGTCAGAGGAAATGGTTGCCAAATTATATATTACAGCATGGCAGAGCGGCTGTAAAGGAATCACGGTATATCGCGAAGGGTCGCGTGAAGGAATCCTTGTCTCAACGAAGAAAGATGCTCCGGCAAAAACCTCCGGATCTGAAGCTCCGCGTCGTCGTCCGGCATCATTGGATGCCGAGATCATTCGTTTTAAAAACAACAAGGAAGACTGGATCGCATTCATTGGGTTGTATGAAGGACGTCCATATGAAGTATTTACAGGTATCACAGATGATGAAGTGTTCCTGATCCCTAAAACCATCACTAACGGGAAGATCATTAAGGTAAAAGAAGAAGATGGTTCGAAGCGTTATGATTTCCAGTATGAAGACCGTTATGGTTATACTAATACAGTTGGAGGTCTGTCCCGTATGTTCGCTCCGGAATACTGGAATTACGCGAAATTGATCTCCAGTGTCTTAAGATTTGGTATGCCTATTCCTGATGTGGTTAATCTGGTATCGTCGCTCCATTTGAACAGCGAAACCATCAATACATGGAAAAATGGAGTGGAAAGGGCTTTAAAGAAATATATTCCAGATGGAACAAAAGTAACCAAAGGTAATAAATGTCCTGATTGTGGAGAAGAAGGAACCCTCATTTATAAAGAAGGATGCCTCACATGTCAGGGATGTGGATATTCCAAATGCGGATAA
- a CDS encoding flavodoxin → MSKIGIFYGSSNGTTQEIAGKIANKLGVEHQDIYDVSNAKSSDLDAYDILLLGSSTWGVGDLQDDWEGFIGTLSSADLKNKKVALFGCGDASSYPDSFCDALGKIYQSVKNKTKVIGFVSTEGYSFDSSEAVVDNRFVGLVIDEDNESHLTDERINQWVKQLKEEF, encoded by the coding sequence ATGAGTAAAATAGGAATCTTTTATGGCTCTTCCAACGGGACTACCCAGGAAATTGCCGGAAAAATAGCTAATAAGCTTGGAGTTGAACATCAGGATATCTATGATGTATCAAATGCAAAAAGCAGTGATCTGGATGCTTATGATATTTTGCTTCTGGGTAGTTCAACCTGGGGTGTCGGTGATTTACAGGATGACTGGGAAGGTTTTATCGGCACATTATCTTCTGCCGATTTAAAAAATAAGAAAGTAGCTTTATTCGGATGTGGGGATGCATCATCGTATCCTGATTCCTTTTGCGACGCCTTGGGAAAAATATACCAGTCTGTCAAAAATAAGACAAAAGTGATCGGCTTTGTAAGTACTGAAGGATATTCGTTCGATTCTTCAGAAGCTGTTGTCGATAACCGATTCGTTGGCTTAGTCATTGATGAAGACAATGAGAGCCATCTCACGGATGAACGCATCAATCAGTGGGTTAAGCAATTAAAGGAAGAATTTTAA